The Antedon mediterranea chromosome 7, ecAntMedi1.1, whole genome shotgun sequence genome has a segment encoding these proteins:
- the LOC140054030 gene encoding cubilin-like, whose translation MMGNLQLLSAVIFSVTFFVFAFAKPKGYDVETRQNEDGVVTIPANCDRQLESETGCITSPNWPRKSVDFNECQIRVKIPDPNKRILLTFNNFTLEGTTSCDDGNYVEIRDTKTNRQNRYCGTSYPFTWLTDSNELSVTMNALSSKVFNRFNATYITLEKAPSNGCSIVLVNEIGRYSSSTEVHVKTPWSCEAVILAHPNERVLVSFKDLYIPNCDHKIEMRDLLTGRSQAVCGKHAFVSWTSDSNQVAITFDRSDSRTSVLFEYEFLLRSRNESCSPLVVGLPADGLRLTSPLFPRPYPSNLDCQIILHTDFNQVISLNFSEFTLEPATETNKIDSCVNDYLQIRDIATERISRLCGSYHNFSWTSHSNEVVLTLRTNHLLDYIGYSLIAKSLFRLSNPDCVTITQTADNGYVLTSLNYPDEYPMDASCTVFFQEYPNRYIIFDFEDFDVEDSEDCTNDYLELTSSTSGPLCARLCGKKEPFSVTSDSNEVSITFKTNSNFQKSGFKAYCSIVNRPPRTLENTECSTMLREKSGRIQLPTNPDWPPIRGSDCLIVIHAEPNERIRLNFIDFVVSDLDSDRDFVELYDISLSGKTNKATYSGHLHPFSWTSFRNELVIYVRDENEISSVSFIADYEILPRSEDGCELLFTNPTGIISWPFDGESKAEHCTVIIRTDPDKRVLITFKTVRMDMADCSQHSMTIKDTTTKRQSQYCSTLWEFSWLSDSDEVEMEFTRQLTNFAQVQAMYGVIPRTRIAAFNQFLTAPEGIISSLEHNRDEIIGKNCTIFIQVEPENSVVVTLTDFLIGDEQAENTATITCTGQQFLEIKDLTTGRTNVYCGEFDLFTWTSDFNLVAITFHITTYPTYNVFRAVYRSLQQIEGCDNRLTAPTGIIESPQPYNPNTNCRNIVHSEPGNLVTLTFTNFEVQPCETDHVKLIDLGTLRTEVFCGSFDLFSWTSDTNEVSVYFVSGPKYMRNTGFKTEYRHVQRPLVNECYLRKHDTTELVTLPDFTIKDVQNAECIIYVYNTPDNRIQFTVEEFDEVFNCSDSGIELTDVATERTNTYCTISHSFSWTADTNEIKIRVFAKKDKLPRMIAKWKSVARIGEPVISLEDSGHIKLTSTFPTYQYLIHVEPNYRLIINYLHEHDAIQHCNIDSIKITDSTTLRFFQDCTFFDGIMSWVSDSNEVIIDAKQIAGHDTVLYYTRVLKAPPSECNKVITSDTNLETNSGLETANYPGMYPNELVCDMIMQTTSDNRIQVVFKKFWLEIPNHMGCHNDYLNVSDTSVGFHYDHSERICGRLEPISWTSEGNSLLLRLQTDKTIARTGYIATYTILKRPQPAPYCNKTYLGPNGVISSPNFVVGLPQYSNDLLCYYFIKGNVFERILVHFVIFDVELQTPCQPDYVQIKDVATRKTNIICGEHPNYIWESESNEVNITFITDGSRTFRGFNATYKMEHKQGISYCDDETLTDTTGTFHSPDFPAKYPNDLDCVYTIIADPGHFIEVIFEFFQLETSPHCTNDYVSLSSVGEGTSQRYCDKHNLLKWNSTTSSATVTLHSDHVITDNGFKATYKIHQVFQAETCSPVHLTTSSGMIQSPNYPSNYENNLECTYRITVNPSRVIRIEFIEFEIEEPQSGFCADYLQIPYATQNLKLCGNLEKNVYITDSNDVLLTLITDGSNTLKGFKAMYTSVENTPVVTGKQFLLSSYFQSDSDHTSHLVFILIPSTSNHIPCRIG comes from the exons ATGATGGGAAATTTGCAGTTACTGTCCGCTGTTATTTTTAGCGTTACGTTCTTCGTGTTTGCATTCGCTAAGCCTAAG GGCTATGATGTTGAAACCCGTCAAAATGAAGACGGCGTAGTCACCATACCTGCTAACTGTGACCGACAACTGGAAAGCGAAACAGGATGCATTACTTCTCCGAACTGGCCTAGAAAATCCGTCGACTTTAACGAATGCCAAATCCGAGTAAAGATACCAGACCCGAACAAACGTATTTTATTAACATTCAATAACTTTACTCTAGAAGGAACCACATCTTGTGACGATGGAAATTACGTTGAG ATTCGTGACACAAAGACCAACCGACAAAATCGTTATTGCGGAACATCTTATCCTTTTACCTGGCTAACCGATTCTAATGAGTTGTCGGTCACCATGAATGCTCTCAGCAGTAAAGTCTTCAACCGATTCAATGCTACCTACATTACTTTAGAAAAGGCACCATCTAATG GTTGCAGTATTGTACTTGTAAACGAGATTGGAAGATACAGTAGTTCCACGGAGGTTCACGTTAAAACTCCGTGGTCATGTGAAGCTGTTATACTAGCACACCCTAATGAACGAGTGTTGGTGTCATTCAAGGACCTTTATATTCCAAATTGTGACCACAAAATTGAG ATGCGAGATCTTCTGACTGGACGATCTCAAGCTGTCTGCGGAAAACATGCGTTTGTGTCTTGGACGTCTGATTCAAACCAGGTTGCAATTACATTTGACCGCTCAGATTCACGAACGTCTGTCCTCTTTGAGTACGAGTTTCTTCTTCGATCCAGAAACGAAA GTTGCAGCCCATTGGTCGTTGGTCTTCCAGCGGATGGACTCCGCTTAACGTCTCCACTATTTCCGCGTCCGTATCCTAGCAACCTGGATTGTCAAATCATCCTTCATACGgattttaatcaagttatcTCTTTAAATTTCTCTGAATTTACACTCGAACCTGCAACGGAAACAAATAAGATTGACTCTTGTGTGAACGACTACTTACAG ATCCGGGACATTGCTACTGAAAGAATCTCCAGACTCTGCGGCAGCTACCACAACTTTTCTTGGACGTCACACAGCAACGAGGTTGTCCTTACACTCAGAACCAATCATCTTCTGGATTACATCGGGTATAGCCTAATTGCGAAATCACTATTCAGACTTTCAAATCCAG ATTGCGTAACAATTACTCAAACTGCAGATAATGGATACGTTCTGACGTCATTAAACTACCCGGATGAATACCCAATGGACGCTTCTTGTACGGTGTTCTTTCAAGAATATCCGAACAGATACATCATATTTGACTTTGAAGATTTCGATGTAGAAGATTCCGAGGACTGCACAAATGATTATCTGGAG TTAACAAGTTCAACATCAGGACCACTGTGTGCTAGACTTTGTGGAAAGAAAGAACCATTCTCTGTTACATCCGATTCTAATGAGGTTTCGATAACGTTTAAGACAAACTCCAATTTCCAAAAATCTGGTTTCAAAGCTTACTGTTCGATCGTCAACCGCCCGCCAAGAACTCTTGAAAACACTG AATGCAGCACTATGCTTCGTGAAAAATCGGGACGAATTCAGCTCCCGACAAATCCCGATTGGCCACCGATTCGAGGTTCGGATTGTCTAATCGTCATTCACGCAGAGCCAAACGAGAGGATCCGACTAAATTTTATCGACTTCGTAGTCTCGGATTTGGATTCAGACCGGGACTTCGTGGAG cTGTACGACATTTCGTTATCGGGTAAAACTAACAAGGCTACCTACTCTGGTCATTTGCATCCGTTTTCGTGGACGAGTTTCCGAAATGAGCTGGTGATATACGTACGTGATGAAAACGAAATATCCTCTGTATCCTTCATTGCAGATTATGAAATTTTACCAAGATCCGAAGATG GTTGTGAACTACTGTTTACGAATCCAACTGGTATAATATCTTGGCCATTTGATGGTGAAAGCAAAGCCGAACACTGTACCGTAATTATCCGAACGGATCCCGATAAACGAGTGCTCATAACGTTTAAAACCGTCAGAATGGACATGGCTGACTGTTCCCAGCATTCTATGAcc ATTAAAGATACAACGACCAAACGCCAAAGCCAGTATTGCTCGACACTTTGGGAATTCTCTTGGCTAAGCGATTCTGACGAAGTTGAAATGGAATTCACTCGTCAACTCACTAACTTTGCCCAAGTACAAGCTATGTACGGCGTCATTCCACGAACCAGAATCgcag CTTTCAACCAATTCTTGACTGCTCCCGAAGGCATCATATCCTCTCTTGAACACAATAGAGACGAGATAATTGGGAAGAACTGTACGATCTTCATTCAGGTTGAACCAGAGAACAGTGTGGTTGTAACTTTGACAGATTTTCTAATTGGTGACGAACAAGCTGAAAACACTGCAACAATAACGTGTACGGGCCAACAATTTCTAGAG aTAAAAGATCTTACAACAGGCAGAACGAACGTCTACTGCGGAGAGTTTGATTTATTTACGTGGACGTCGGATTTCAACCTTGTTGCAATTACCTTCCATATCACAACTTATCCTACCTACAACGTCTTCAGGGCCGTTTATAGGTCTCTACAGCAGATTGAAG GATGTGATAACCGTCTAACCGCACCTACCGGTATAATTGAATCTCCACAACCGTACAATCCGAACACAAACTGCCGTAACATCGTGCACTCCGAACCTGGAAACCTAGTCACATTAACCTTCACCAATTTCGAAGTGCAGCCTTGCGAAACTGATCACgtgaaattgattgatttagGAACTCTGCGTACAGAAGTCTTCTGTGGATCTTTTGACCTTTTCTCATGGACGTCTGATACCAATGAAGTATCCGTCTACTTCGTTAGTGGTCCGAAATATATGCGAAACACTGGATTCAAAACCGAATATCGCCATGTTCAGCGACCATTAGTCAATG AATGTTATCTTCGGAAACACGATACAACGGAGCTTGTTACGTTACCAGACTTCACAATAAAAGACGTTCAGAATGCGGAATGTATTATATACGTCTACAATACTCCAGACAACAGGATTCAATTTACCGTTGAAGAGTTTGACGAAGTATTCAATTGTTCAGACAGTGGTATTGAA CTAACTGACGTAGCGACCGAAAGGACCAACACTTACTGTACCATTTCTCACTCCTTTTCATGGACAGCagatacaaatgaaataaaaatccGTGTATTCGCCAAAAAAGACAAATTACCTCGCATGATTGCCAAATGGAAATCTGTCGCAAGAATCGGAGAACCAG ttatttCTCTTGAGGATTCTGGACACATTAAGCTCACATCGACATTCCCAACCTACCAATATCTTATTCATGTTGAACCAAATTACCGATTGATTATCAACTATTTGCACGAACACGATGCCATACAGCATTGCAACATAGACAGCATCAAG ATCACCGATTCAACCACACTCCGTTTCTTCCAAGACTGCACGTTCTTTGATGGCATCATGTCATGGGTTTCAGACAGTAACGAGGTCATCATTGACGCCAAACAAATTGCTGGACATGACACGGTCTTATACTACACTCGAGTTCTGAAAGCACCCCCGTCTG AATGCAACAAGGTCATCACATCCGATACGAACTTGGAAACAAATTCTGGATTGGAAACTGCGAACTATCCAGGAATGTATCCCAATGAACTTGTATGCGATATGATTATGCAGACGACGTCCGATAACCGTATTCAGGTTGTTTTCAAGAAATTCTGGTTGGAGATACCAAACCATATGGGATGTCACAACGACTATTTAAAT GTTTCGGACACGTCTGTTGGATTTCATTACGATCATTCTGAACGAATCTGTGGCCGCCTTGAACCTATATCTTGGACGTCGGAAGGCAACTCCTTGCTCCTACGACTTCAGACAGACAAAACAATCGCTCGCACTGGCTACATTGCAACATACACAATCTTGAAACGACCACAACCAGCTCCAT ATTGTAATAAAACATACCTAGGCCCAAATGGAGTTATTTCATCGCCGAATTTTGTTGTAGGGTTACCTCAGTATTCCAACGACTTGCTCTGTTATTACTTTATAAAAGGCAATGTTTTTGAACGAATACTGGTACACTTTGTTATATTTGATGTTGAACTACAAACGCCTTGCCAACCAGATTACGTACAG ATCAAAGATGTGGCAACGAGAAAAACCAATATCATATGTGGTGAACACCCTAATTACATATGGGAATCGGAAAGCAACGAAGTCAACATAACGTTTATTACAGACGGCAGCCGTACGTTCCGTGGATTTAACGCAACGTATAAAATGGAGCACAAGCAAGGCATATCAT ATTGTGATGATGAAACTCTTACGGACACCACCGGAACATTCCACTCACCAGACTTTCCCGCCAAATACCCAAATGACTTGGACTGTGTTTACACGATAATCGCCGATCCGGGCCATTTCATTGAAGTGATATTCGAATTCTTTCAACTGGAAACCAGTCCACACTGTACAAATGACTACGTTTCGCTCTCCAGTGTTGGCGAAGGAACCAGTCAGCGTTACTGCGACAAACATAACCTTCTGAAGTGGAACTCTACGACCAGCAGTGCAACTGTTACGCTGCATTCTGATCACGTGATAACGGACAACGGTTTCAAAGCTACATACAAGATCCATCAAGTGTTCCAAGCTG aaACTTGTTCACCTGTACATCTAACAACCTCTAGCGGCATGATCCAAAGTCCAAATTACCCATCAAACTAtgaaaataatttggaatgtacATACAGAATAACAGTGAATCCATCCAGAGTTATACGAATTGAATTTATCGAATTTGAGATTGAAGAGCCACAATCCGGATTTTGTGCAGATTACCTGCAG ATACCCTACGCAACTCAAAATCTGAAGCTATGCGGAAATTTGGAAAAGAATGT
- the LOC140054033 gene encoding uncharacterized protein, whose protein sequence is MNALSSKVFNRFNATYITLEKAPSNGCSIVLVNEIGRYSSSTEVHVKTPWSCEAVILAHPNERVLVSFKDLYIPNCDHKIEMRDLLTGRSQAVCGKHAFVSWTSDSNQVAITFDRSDSRTSVLFEYEFLLRSRNESMHQQYFHRYGS, encoded by the exons ATGAATGCTCTCAGCAGTAAAGTCTTCAACCGATTCAATGCTACCTACATTACTTTAGAAAAGGCACCATCTAATG GTTGCAGTATTGTACTTGTAAACGAGATTGGAAGATACAGTAGTTCCACGGAGGTTCACGTTAAAACTCCGTGGTCATGTGAAGCTGTTATACTAGCACACCCTAATGAACGAGTGTTGGTGTCATTCAAGGACCTTTATATTCCAAATTGTGACCACAAAATTGAG ATGCGAGATCTTCTGACTGGACGATCTCAAGCTGTCTGCGGAAAACATGCGTTTGTGTCTTGGACGTCTGATTCAAACCAGGTTGCAATTACATTTGACCGCTCAGATTCACGAACGTCTGTCCTCTTTGAGTACGAGTTTCTTCTTCGATCCAGAAACGAAAGTATGCACCAACAATATTTTCACCGCTATGGTTCATGA